In Morococcus cerebrosus, a single genomic region encodes these proteins:
- a CDS encoding glycine zipper 2TM domain-containing protein, with the protein MKKALTKTVTLIAIAASLSACAGMNQTQRNTATGAVLGGVAGNLIGGDTGSTLGGAALGGVIGSQVHHGHRYR; encoded by the coding sequence ATGAAAAAGGCTTTGACTAAAACCGTTACCTTGATTGCTATCGCTGCTTCTTTGAGCGCATGTGCAGGTATGAACCAAACCCAACGCAATACCGCTACCGGCGCAGTATTGGGTGGTGTAGCAGGTAACCTGATTGGCGGCGATACCGGATCTACTTTGGGTGGTGCAGCATTGGGCGGCGTTATCGGCAGCCAAGTTCATCACGGACATCGCTATCGTTAA
- a CDS encoding prepilin peptidase — MLESLDTLAPFAIPLSVIVGLLIGSFLNVVIYRVPVMMERGWTQFAKEHLQLELTEEEQQPFNLMKPDSRCPKCHAPVKAWQNIPIISYLMLGGKCGSCKTPISIRYPLIELLAGILFGVVAWQYGWTMAAFGGLILTAILIALTFIDADTQYLPDSLTLPLIWLGLLFNLNGTFVPLKSAVLGAVFGYMSLWLLCFIYKLLTGKIGMGNGDFKLLAALGAWLGGGILPVLVFMAALIGLIGAIIGRVAKGQYFAFGPSLAIAGWIILVANEPVHRAVTWWLTKSGF, encoded by the coding sequence ATGCTGGAATCTTTGGATACATTAGCGCCATTTGCTATTCCTTTATCTGTCATTGTTGGTTTGTTAATCGGAAGTTTCCTTAATGTCGTCATTTACCGCGTTCCTGTTATGATGGAACGCGGCTGGACTCAGTTTGCGAAAGAGCATTTGCAACTTGAATTAACGGAAGAAGAGCAGCAACCATTCAATTTGATGAAGCCGGATTCCCGCTGCCCCAAGTGTCATGCTCCGGTAAAGGCTTGGCAAAATATTCCGATTATCAGTTATCTGATGCTTGGTGGTAAATGTGGTTCGTGTAAAACGCCCATCAGCATCCGTTATCCCTTAATCGAATTATTGGCCGGTATATTGTTTGGCGTAGTGGCGTGGCAATATGGCTGGACGATGGCGGCATTCGGTGGGTTGATATTGACTGCAATATTGATTGCATTGACCTTTATCGATGCGGATACTCAATATTTACCTGACAGTCTGACCCTGCCGTTGATATGGTTAGGTTTGCTGTTTAATTTGAACGGCACATTCGTGCCATTGAAATCCGCCGTTTTAGGTGCAGTTTTCGGCTATATGAGCTTATGGCTGTTATGTTTCATCTATAAGCTTTTGACTGGAAAAATCGGTATGGGTAACGGCGATTTTAAATTGCTGGCTGCACTAGGTGCATGGCTTGGGGGCGGCATTTTACCTGTATTGGTCTTTATGGCAGCATTAATTGGTCTGATTGGAGCGATTATCGGACGGGTTGCCAAAGGACAATATTTTGCTTTCGGTCCGAGTTTGGCTATTGCCGGCTGGATTATTTTGGTAGCTAACGAGCCGGTACATCGTGCCGTCACTTGGTGGCTGACCAAATCAGGGTTTTAA
- the pilB gene encoding type IV-A pilus assembly ATPase PilB, with product MSIGLLRVLVQSQTINNTQAEHYNNILKTGQEILPMLFADKIISPRSLGELVARVFSYPLLDLHYYPRNNIVMDVLTEEQMVQNRCVPIFRRGRKVYLAVSDPTQIQSFQKIAFASGVTVDLVVVPDDQLSSLLEWLGQRSTTILKEISEEQEAAQPSQALYIDNEEAEDGPIPRFIHKTLSDALNAGASDIHFEFYEQMARVRFRVDGQLREVVQPPVAVRGQLASRIKVMARLDISEKRVPQDGRIQIAFHKHGRPIDFRVSTLPTLFGEKVVMRILNSDAATLNIDQLGFEPFQKEMLLEAIHRPYGMVLVTGPTGSGKTVSLYTCLNILNTEDVNISTAEDPAEINLPGINQVNVNDKQGLTFAAALKSFLRQDPDIIMVGEIRDLETADIAIKAAQTGHMVFSTLHTNNAPATLSRMLNMGVAPFNIASSVSLIMAQRLLRRLCSSCKREVERPPVPALKKAGFTDEDLAKDWKLYRPVGCDSCRGKGFKGRVGVYEVMPITEEMQRVIMNNGTEVDIMNMAYKEGMVDLRRAGLLKVMQGLTSLEEVIAHTND from the coding sequence ATGAGTATCGGATTATTACGAGTTTTGGTTCAAAGCCAGACAATCAACAATACCCAGGCAGAGCATTACAATAATATATTGAAAACGGGGCAGGAAATCTTGCCCATGCTTTTTGCGGATAAGATTATCAGCCCAAGGTCTTTGGGCGAGTTGGTTGCGCGAGTTTTTAGTTATCCGCTATTGGATTTGCATTATTATCCACGTAACAATATTGTTATGGATGTCTTAACTGAGGAGCAGATGGTTCAAAATCGCTGCGTTCCGATTTTTCGTCGCGGCCGAAAGGTATATTTGGCGGTTTCAGATCCTACTCAAATCCAAAGTTTTCAAAAAATAGCTTTTGCTTCGGGAGTGACGGTTGATTTAGTAGTTGTCCCGGATGATCAGTTGAGTTCTTTGCTGGAGTGGTTAGGACAACGTTCTACCACCATCTTAAAAGAAATTAGTGAAGAACAAGAAGCTGCTCAGCCCTCTCAGGCGCTTTATATTGACAACGAAGAGGCTGAAGATGGGCCTATTCCACGCTTTATTCACAAAACTTTATCAGATGCACTAAATGCAGGCGCATCCGATATACATTTCGAATTTTATGAACAAATGGCTCGTGTCCGTTTTCGTGTAGATGGACAGCTAAGGGAAGTGGTTCAACCTCCTGTTGCTGTACGCGGACAGCTGGCTTCACGCATCAAAGTAATGGCGCGTTTGGACATTTCGGAAAAACGCGTACCGCAAGATGGTCGTATTCAGATTGCTTTCCATAAACACGGTCGCCCTATTGATTTTCGTGTAAGTACGTTACCTACGCTTTTTGGCGAAAAAGTGGTAATGCGTATTCTGAATTCTGATGCAGCAACTTTAAATATTGACCAACTGGGATTTGAACCCTTCCAAAAAGAAATGCTGCTTGAGGCCATTCATCGGCCTTATGGCATGGTATTGGTAACAGGTCCGACAGGCTCCGGTAAAACCGTATCACTTTATACTTGCTTGAATATTTTAAATACAGAAGACGTCAATATTTCCACCGCAGAAGACCCGGCCGAGATTAATTTGCCCGGCATCAACCAAGTCAACGTCAATGACAAACAAGGTTTGACTTTTGCTGCGGCGTTGAAATCTTTCTTACGACAAGACCCTGACATTATCATGGTAGGTGAGATTCGGGATTTGGAAACCGCGGATATTGCCATCAAAGCGGCACAAACCGGACATATGGTGTTTTCAACGTTGCATACCAATAACGCGCCTGCGACCCTATCCCGTATGTTGAACATGGGGGTTGCCCCATTCAACATTGCCAGTTCCGTCAGCTTAATTATGGCGCAACGACTATTGCGTCGTCTGTGTTCGAGCTGTAAGCGTGAGGTTGAGCGTCCTCCAGTTCCCGCATTAAAAAAAGCAGGATTTACAGATGAAGATTTAGCAAAGGATTGGAAACTCTACCGTCCTGTCGGTTGCGATAGTTGCCGTGGTAAAGGCTTTAAAGGCCGTGTCGGTGTCTACGAAGTAATGCCGATTACCGAGGAAATGCAACGTGTCATTATGAATAATGGTACGGAAGTTGATATTATGAACATGGCCTATAAAGAAGGCATGGTCGATTTACGCCGTGCAGGCTTATTAAAAGTTATGCAAGGTTTGACTTCATTAGAAGAAGTTATTGCTCACACTAACGATTAA
- the coaE gene encoding dephospho-CoA kinase (Dephospho-CoA kinase (CoaE) performs the final step in coenzyme A biosynthesis.) — protein MTLWIGLTGGIGSGKSQAAKIFSDLGVPHIDADVLSRNLTADNGIALPAIRRLFGDKVFHTQNSLNRAALRDIVFRRPQAKKELEEVLLPLILNEIKSAKTCYPDAAYGIIDVPLLIENPDFLAVVDRVLVIDVSEATQILRVQQRSGLDTEEIKRIMNTQAKRQTRLIYADDVLENEGTLSELTKKIQGLHRFYLGYAGNSKFGTSLP, from the coding sequence ATGACTTTATGGATAGGTTTGACAGGCGGTATCGGCAGCGGGAAATCTCAAGCAGCAAAAATCTTTTCTGATTTGGGTGTCCCGCACATTGATGCCGACGTCCTGAGTCGAAATCTGACGGCGGATAACGGTATAGCATTACCGGCTATCCGTCGTCTTTTTGGTGACAAGGTTTTTCATACTCAAAACAGTCTGAACCGTGCTGCTTTGAGAGATATTGTTTTCAGACGACCTCAAGCCAAAAAAGAATTGGAAGAGGTATTACTACCTTTGATTTTAAATGAAATCAAATCAGCAAAAACCTGTTATCCCGATGCAGCATACGGCATTATCGATGTCCCCTTGCTGATTGAAAATCCGGATTTTTTGGCGGTTGTTGATAGAGTATTGGTGATTGATGTTTCTGAAGCAACACAAATTCTTCGTGTTCAGCAAAGAAGCGGTTTGGACACAGAAGAGATCAAGCGCATTATGAACACACAAGCCAAACGCCAAACGCGGCTGATCTATGCAGATGATGTTTTAGAAAATGAAGGGACTTTATCTGAATTGACCAAGAAAATTCAGGGCTTGCATAGGTTTTATCTGGGATATGCCGGCAACTCAAAATTTGGTACATCATTGCCCTAA
- the aroG gene encoding 3-deoxy-7-phosphoheptulonate synthase AroG, whose amino-acid sequence MTKQYPTDDIKIREVKELLPPIAHLYELPISEEAAGLVHRTRHEIADLVHGKDNRLLVIIGPCSIHDPKAALEYAERLLVLRKKYEKELLIVMRVYFEKPRTTVGWKGLINDPHLDGTFDINYGLRQARSLLLTLNNMGMPASTEFLDMITPQYYADLISWGAIGARTTESQVHRELASGLSCPVGFKNGTDGNLKIAIDAIGAASHPHHFLSVTKAGHSAIVHTGGNPDCHVILRGGKEPNYSTEHVKSAAEQLIKAGLSPKLMVDCSHANSRKDYRRQMEVAQDVAAQLENGEDNIMGVMVESHLVEGRQDKPEVYGQSITDACIGWDTTEEMLALLAAANRKRVAP is encoded by the coding sequence ATGACCAAACAATACCCTACCGACGATATTAAGATTAGAGAAGTCAAAGAGCTGCTGCCGCCGATTGCCCATTTGTACGAACTGCCGATTTCCGAGGAAGCGGCGGGGCTGGTACACCGCACGCGGCATGAAATCGCCGATTTGGTTCACGGCAAGGACAACCGCCTGCTGGTGATTATCGGTCCGTGTTCCATCCATGACCCCAAAGCCGCATTGGAATACGCCGAACGTTTGCTGGTGTTGCGCAAGAAATATGAAAAAGAATTGCTGATTGTGATGCGCGTGTATTTTGAAAAACCGCGTACGACGGTGGGCTGGAAAGGTCTGATTAACGACCCGCACTTGGACGGCACGTTCGACATCAACTACGGCCTGCGTCAGGCACGCAGCTTGCTGCTGACGCTGAACAATATGGGCATGCCCGCTTCGACGGAGTTCCTCGACATGATTACGCCGCAATATTACGCGGACTTGATTTCTTGGGGCGCGATCGGTGCGCGGACGACGGAGAGCCAGGTACACCGCGAACTCGCCAGCGGCCTGTCTTGTCCGGTCGGTTTCAAAAACGGTACGGACGGTAATCTGAAAATCGCCATCGACGCGATTGGCGCGGCAAGTCATCCGCATCACTTCCTGTCTGTAACCAAAGCGGGGCATTCCGCCATTGTGCATACCGGCGGCAATCCCGACTGCCACGTTATCCTGCGCGGCGGTAAAGAACCGAATTACAGCACCGAACACGTCAAATCGGCGGCGGAGCAATTGATAAAAGCCGGCTTGTCGCCCAAGCTGATGGTCGATTGCAGCCACGCAAACAGCCGTAAAGATTACAGACGGCAGATGGAAGTTGCCCAAGACGTTGCCGCGCAACTGGAAAACGGCGAAGACAACATTATGGGCGTGATGGTGGAAAGTCATTTAGTCGAAGGCAGACAGGACAAGCCTGAGGTTTACGGGCAAAGCATTACCGATGCCTGCATCGGCTGGGATACCACCGAAGAAATGCTCGCGCTTTTGGCTGCGGCAAACCGTAAACGGGTCGCGCCTTAA
- the tsaD gene encoding tRNA (adenosine(37)-N6)-threonylcarbamoyltransferase complex transferase subunit TsaD, which translates to MLVLGIESSCDETGVALYDTERGLLAHHLHTQMAMHAEYGGVVPELASRDHIRRVVPLTQGCLQEAGVSYDDIDAVAYTQGPGLGGALLAGSGYANALAFALNKPVIPVHHLEGHLLSPLLADDKPEFPFVALLVSGGHTQFMAVRGIGDYTLLGESVDDAAGEAFDKTAKLLGLPYPGGAKLSELAKLGNPDAFSFPRPMLHSHDLQMSFSGLKTAVLTAVEKVRAENGGEIPEQTRNDICRAFQDAVIDVLAAKAKKALLDTGFRTLVVAGGVGANWKLRDEFSRLSVKKPSEKGKPKPKEEKIKVCFPPMEYCTDNGAMIAFAGAMRLQERQPAGAFNVKPRWPLSEIVK; encoded by the coding sequence ATGTTGGTACTCGGAATCGAATCATCCTGCGATGAAACAGGCGTTGCGCTGTATGACACCGAACGCGGCCTGTTGGCGCACCATCTTCACACCCAAATGGCGATGCACGCCGAATACGGCGGCGTTGTCCCCGAACTTGCCAGCCGCGACCATATCCGCCGCGTCGTGCCGCTGACGCAGGGCTGTTTGCAGGAAGCGGGCGTTTCCTATGACGACATCGATGCCGTCGCCTACACCCAAGGGCCGGGTTTGGGCGGCGCGCTTCTGGCGGGTTCGGGCTATGCCAACGCCTTGGCGTTTGCCTTGAACAAACCCGTCATTCCCGTCCACCATCTCGAAGGCCATTTGCTCTCCCCGCTTTTGGCGGACGACAAACCCGAATTTCCGTTCGTCGCCCTGCTGGTTTCGGGCGGGCATACGCAGTTTATGGCGGTGCGCGGCATCGGCGACTACACGCTGCTGGGCGAAAGCGTCGATGACGCGGCAGGCGAGGCGTTCGACAAAACCGCCAAACTCTTAGGTTTGCCGTATCCCGGCGGCGCGAAGTTGTCCGAACTGGCGAAGCTGGGCAACCCCGATGCCTTCTCGTTCCCGCGCCCCATGCTCCATTCGCACGATTTACAGATGAGCTTCTCCGGTTTGAAAACCGCCGTGCTGACCGCCGTCGAAAAAGTCCGCGCCGAAAACGGCGGCGAAATTCCCGAGCAAACGCGCAACGACATCTGCCGCGCGTTTCAAGACGCGGTGATTGACGTCCTCGCCGCCAAAGCCAAAAAAGCCTTGTTGGATACCGGTTTCAGAACTTTGGTCGTCGCGGGCGGCGTCGGTGCAAACTGGAAGCTGCGCGACGAATTTTCCCGCTTGAGCGTCAAAAAGCCGTCTGAAAAAGGCAAACCCAAACCTAAGGAAGAAAAAATCAAAGTCTGCTTCCCACCCATGGAATACTGCACCGACAACGGCGCGATGATTGCCTTCGCCGGCGCGATGAGGTTGCAGGAGCGGCAGCCCGCCGGTGCGTTCAACGTCAAACCGCGCTGGCCGCTGTCGGAAATTGTGAAATAG
- a CDS encoding type II secretion system F family protein: protein MAQAEQKRGLFAQKNKGKRFTFEGKNTNTDQLVRGEVVAKDEEEARKKLQRRGIRPLRISKVKATKKRRITQEDITVFTRQLATMMKAGLPLMQAFEIVARGHSNPSMTEMLMQVRADVEQGSALGKSFAKYPKYFDRFYCNLIAAGEAGGVLESLLDKLAVYKEKTQAIKKKVKTALTYPISIVVVAIALIFVMMRWVLPAFKEVYSNMGAELPGMTQTVMNISDVFVEHGWIMIIAAIGISFGIYKLHQKSPEFQKRVDAMVLRMPIFGPIIRKATIARWARTTSTLFAAGVPLVEVLDSVAGAAGNILYEEATQDIRAKVTQGLSLTSSMQSTDMFPNMVIQMTAIGEESGSLDDMLNKAAEFYEDEVDNSVSQLSALMEPIIMVVLGSIIGTILVAMYLPLFNLGNVVG from the coding sequence ATGGCTCAAGCAGAGCAAAAAAGAGGCTTATTCGCTCAAAAAAACAAAGGCAAACGTTTTACGTTTGAAGGTAAAAATACCAATACGGATCAATTAGTCCGAGGCGAAGTAGTCGCCAAAGACGAAGAAGAAGCGCGTAAAAAGCTCCAACGCCGCGGGATACGCCCTTTACGTATCAGTAAAGTAAAGGCAACCAAAAAGCGTCGTATTACTCAGGAAGACATCACTGTCTTTACCCGTCAACTTGCCACCATGATGAAAGCAGGTCTGCCTTTAATGCAGGCTTTTGAAATTGTCGCACGCGGACACTCCAATCCATCCATGACTGAAATGTTGATGCAAGTCCGTGCAGATGTGGAACAAGGTAGTGCATTAGGTAAATCATTTGCCAAATATCCAAAATATTTCGACCGTTTTTATTGCAATCTGATTGCGGCCGGCGAAGCTGGCGGTGTTTTGGAAAGCCTGTTGGATAAACTTGCTGTATATAAAGAGAAAACGCAAGCCATTAAGAAAAAAGTGAAAACTGCGTTGACGTACCCAATTTCTATTGTTGTTGTTGCAATAGCATTGATTTTTGTGATGATGCGCTGGGTACTGCCTGCATTTAAAGAGGTTTACTCAAATATGGGAGCTGAATTACCAGGCATGACACAAACAGTCATGAATATTTCTGACGTGTTTGTTGAGCATGGTTGGATTATGATTATTGCTGCAATTGGTATCAGTTTTGGTATATATAAACTGCATCAAAAATCTCCTGAATTCCAAAAGCGTGTAGATGCTATGGTTTTACGTATGCCTATTTTTGGGCCCATCATTCGTAAAGCAACTATTGCACGTTGGGCTCGGACGACTTCCACCTTGTTTGCCGCAGGTGTCCCTTTAGTAGAGGTTTTAGATTCGGTAGCCGGCGCAGCTGGTAATATCCTTTACGAAGAAGCAACACAAGATATTCGTGCAAAAGTTACTCAAGGTCTTTCTTTAACTTCGAGCATGCAAAGTACGGATATGTTCCCCAATATGGTCATTCAAATGACCGCTATTGGGGAAGAATCCGGTTCCCTTGATGATATGCTGAATAAAGCTGCAGAGTTTTACGAGGATGAAGTTGATAACTCCGTATCACAATTATCTGCATTGATGGAACCCATTATCATGGTGGTTTTGGGCTCCATTATCGGTACAATCCTCGTGGCGATGTATCTGCCGCTGTTTAACCTCGGTAACGTAGTAGGTTAA
- a CDS encoding outer membrane protein assembly factor BamE produces MKLSIILPVIAALTLAACGNLSKVSKEGTTDNPVWPDAAKTTFRHDGTQHGTWPNWDNVRQIEAGMNKDQIYELIGRPHFQEGLYGVREWDYLFNYRENGEHKTCQYKILFDKDKNAQSFFWLPEGCGPKKPAPEVVREVIIREVAPAPAARIRQ; encoded by the coding sequence ATGAAATTATCAATCATTTTGCCAGTTATCGCGGCATTGACTTTGGCTGCTTGTGGTAATTTAAGCAAAGTCAGCAAAGAAGGTACTACTGATAACCCTGTATGGCCTGATGCTGCTAAAACTACCTTCCGTCATGATGGTACTCAGCATGGTACTTGGCCGAATTGGGATAATGTCCGTCAAATCGAAGCAGGTATGAATAAAGACCAAATTTACGAATTGATTGGTCGTCCTCATTTCCAAGAAGGCTTATATGGTGTTCGTGAGTGGGATTATTTGTTCAATTACCGTGAAAATGGTGAGCATAAAACTTGTCAATACAAGATTTTGTTTGACAAAGACAAAAATGCCCAATCATTCTTCTGGTTGCCAGAAGGTTGCGGTCCTAAAAAGCCTGCTCCTGAAGTAGTTCGTGAAGTGATTATTCGCGAAGTGGCTCCTGCTCCTGCTGCACGTATCCGCCAGTAA
- the waaA gene encoding lipid IV(A) 3-deoxy-D-manno-octulosonic acid transferase → MIRWLYNQLWHIAPLFIRRYLKKRAKKSTSYLEHWDERFGKKMSKPVRHPIWIHAVSVGETRAAQPLIEALQNYFPDVPLLLTQMTPTGRHTAQTLYPNAQCRYIPYDKPEWVGQFLTDHVPRFGILMETEIWPNLMHMCAEKQVPLFLANARLSEKSQRGYLKIRGLVEPAMRTLSGCFAQTAEDAERLHLIGASNVHVCGNTKYDVSLPEGMKALAAAFKERIGNRPVVVCASIRFYKGQDEAEMLLEAWKRYKGDALLVIIPRHPERFQTTFSLAEDMGYRVQYRSDNLPVNKETQIWVGDSMGELFAYYLAADIAFVGGSLVDAGCQNVIEPISCGIPTLFGCSTYNFSAVCQDAIHAGAAEQVGSAERWYEKTTSWLANPSEKERFSQKALEFIGKHQGASKRMADQIAKAVIRQ, encoded by the coding sequence ATGATACGTTGGTTATACAATCAACTTTGGCATATCGCTCCTTTGTTTATCCGCCGTTATCTAAAAAAGAGAGCTAAAAAATCAACATCCTATTTGGAACACTGGGATGAAAGATTCGGCAAAAAAATGAGCAAGCCCGTGCGTCATCCGATTTGGATTCACGCCGTTTCTGTCGGGGAAACCCGTGCTGCGCAGCCACTCATCGAAGCATTACAGAACTATTTCCCAGATGTCCCTTTATTACTGACTCAAATGACACCGACCGGAAGGCATACGGCGCAAACCCTATATCCCAATGCGCAATGCCGCTATATTCCCTACGACAAACCAGAATGGGTTGGGCAATTTTTAACCGACCATGTCCCTCGTTTCGGTATTTTGATGGAAACAGAAATTTGGCCGAACCTGATGCATATGTGTGCTGAAAAACAGGTGCCGCTTTTTCTTGCTAACGCCCGCCTGTCTGAAAAATCGCAACGGGGATATTTGAAAATACGCGGCTTGGTTGAGCCTGCTATGCGCACCCTGAGCGGATGCTTTGCCCAAACTGCCGAAGATGCAGAACGGTTGCACTTGATTGGGGCTTCTAATGTCCACGTTTGCGGCAACACCAAATATGATGTATCGCTTCCCGAAGGGATGAAAGCACTTGCAGCCGCATTTAAAGAACGGATCGGCAACCGCCCTGTCGTCGTGTGTGCCAGCATCCGTTTCTATAAAGGTCAGGACGAAGCGGAAATGTTGCTTGAAGCATGGAAACGCTATAAAGGGGATGCACTGCTGGTGATTATCCCTCGACACCCCGAGCGTTTTCAGACGACCTTTTCCCTTGCAGAAGATATGGGCTACCGTGTGCAATATCGCAGTGATAACCTTCCTGTCAACAAAGAAACGCAAATATGGGTCGGAGACAGCATGGGAGAACTGTTTGCCTATTATTTGGCTGCGGATATTGCCTTCGTCGGCGGCAGTCTTGTGGATGCGGGCTGTCAGAATGTTATCGAACCGATTTCCTGCGGCATACCGACCTTATTCGGTTGTTCAACCTACAATTTCTCCGCTGTATGCCAAGATGCCATCCATGCAGGGGCGGCAGAGCAGGTTGGTTCTGCTGAAAGATGGTATGAAAAAACCACATCATGGCTTGCCAATCCATCGGAAAAAGAACGTTTCTCCCAAAAAGCCCTTGAGTTTATTGGCAAGCACCAAGGAGCAAGCAAACGCATGGCGGATCAAATCGCCAAAGCAGTCATCCGCCAATAA
- the grxC gene encoding glutaredoxin 3 has protein sequence MQTVTMYTGAFCPYCTMAKKLLHSLGVAEINEIRVDRSPEAFAEMQQLSGQRSIPQIFIGDTHVGGFTDLYGLHREGRLDSLLNP, from the coding sequence ATGCAAACCGTTACGATGTACACAGGCGCGTTCTGCCCCTACTGCACCATGGCCAAAAAGCTGCTGCATTCGCTGGGCGTCGCCGAAATCAACGAAATCCGCGTCGACCGCAGCCCCGAAGCCTTTGCCGAGATGCAGCAGCTTTCAGGGCAGCGCAGCATACCGCAAATTTTCATCGGCGATACCCACGTCGGCGGCTTCACCGATTTGTACGGCCTGCACCGCGAAGGCAGGCTGGATTCTTTATTAAACCCGTAA
- a CDS encoding YadA family autotransporter adhesin — translation MKHKAHMNRFTALNTAMSVSFAAFGLFAASAASAENYISISSDAGVQRPNYNNDGATDRFGMAIGVNTKATGHSGIAIGTSTTSAGESATAVGTLSNADGIAATAFGQGAQAVGNVTTAAGQKARATAQGATALGTGSVASAMYSTATGAASSASGQSSVAYGLQSKASANSAVAIGSRATASHAGSVALGAGSETAEAVGTNSATVNGVSYGGFAGTNPRSTVSVGYAGGERTITNVAAGRISATSTDAINGSQLYQVAARSQGNSTAITNLQNQVNGIGNRLNDMDKDLRAGIAGATAIAFLQRPNEAGKSMVSAAVGGYRNEQAIAVGYAHNSDNNKWSVKTGVSVNTRKDVNWGGSVGYQW, via the coding sequence ATGAAACACAAAGCACACATGAATCGTTTTACCGCGCTCAATACGGCAATGTCCGTATCGTTTGCCGCTTTCGGTTTGTTTGCAGCATCTGCTGCTTCAGCTGAAAATTACATTAGTATCAGTAGTGATGCTGGTGTTCAACGTCCTAACTACAACAACGATGGCGCTACTGATCGTTTTGGTATGGCTATCGGTGTAAATACAAAGGCAACAGGTCATAGCGGTATCGCTATCGGTACCAGCACCACTTCTGCGGGTGAGTCTGCTACCGCTGTTGGTACTCTATCTAATGCAGACGGTATTGCCGCTACGGCCTTTGGTCAAGGTGCGCAAGCAGTTGGTAATGTAACGACTGCCGCAGGTCAAAAAGCTCGTGCAACTGCCCAAGGCGCAACTGCTTTGGGTACTGGTTCTGTAGCTTCTGCAATGTATTCTACTGCTACAGGTGCAGCATCTTCTGCGTCAGGTCAATCAAGTGTTGCTTATGGCTTGCAGTCTAAAGCTTCTGCTAATTCGGCAGTGGCTATTGGCTCTCGTGCGACAGCTTCTCATGCAGGTTCCGTTGCTTTGGGTGCAGGTTCTGAAACTGCTGAGGCAGTCGGTACTAATAGCGCAACCGTAAACGGCGTATCTTATGGCGGTTTTGCAGGTACTAATCCTCGTTCTACCGTTAGTGTTGGCTATGCGGGTGGTGAGCGTACTATCACTAATGTTGCTGCTGGTCGTATTAGTGCAACCAGTACTGATGCTATTAACGGTAGTCAATTGTATCAAGTTGCTGCACGTTCGCAAGGTAACTCTACTGCAATCACCAATTTACAAAATCAAGTTAATGGTATTGGTAACCGCTTGAATGATATGGATAAGGATTTGCGTGCAGGTATCGCCGGTGCGACTGCGATTGCCTTCTTGCAACGTCCGAATGAAGCAGGTAAGAGCATGGTTTCTGCTGCAGTAGGTGGCTATCGCAATGAACAGGCTATTGCCGTGGGTTATGCTCATAACTCAGATAACAACAAATGGTCTGTTAAAACCGGTGTCAGTGTTAATACACGCAAAGACGTAAACTGGGGTGGTAGCGTAGGCTATCAATGGTAA
- the secB gene encoding protein-export chaperone SecB: MSEELQPVFSIERLFVKDLSLEVPNAPQIFLEQGEPEVDMRVSTNSEKLEDGYYNVDVTVTVTAKLNAERTMFLNEVTQSGIFRLENIPEEDVQLLLGVACPNILFPYAREAISTSVTRAGFPPVLLAPINFEAMYQQQQEGNA, encoded by the coding sequence ATGAGCGAAGAATTGCAACCCGTATTCAGCATCGAACGCCTGTTCGTCAAAGACCTGTCTTTGGAAGTGCCCAACGCCCCCCAAATCTTTTTGGAACAAGGCGAGCCTGAAGTCGATATGCGCGTTTCCACCAACAGCGAGAAGCTGGAAGACGGCTACTACAACGTTGACGTAACCGTTACCGTAACCGCCAAACTCAACGCCGAACGCACCATGTTCCTCAACGAAGTAACCCAAAGCGGCATCTTCCGTCTGGAAAACATCCCTGAAGAAGACGTTCAACTGCTCTTAGGCGTAGCCTGCCCGAACATCCTCTTCCCTTACGCACGCGAAGCCATTTCCACCAGCGTAACCCGCGCCGGCTTCCCTCCCGTACTGCTTGCTCCGATCAACTTCGAAGCCATGTACCAGCAACAACAAGAAGGCAACGCATAA